A region of Culicoides brevitarsis isolate CSIRO-B50_1 chromosome 1, AGI_CSIRO_Cbre_v1, whole genome shotgun sequence DNA encodes the following proteins:
- the LOC134827733 gene encoding protein takeout-like, producing MRNFVQQSFVIVCVILGVTAKFPSELPRCRAGDTQCLPGVITRVLQLVKDGNPDMNLGPIEPLHINKLDIEQGGKSPIQVTLNFRDMDLHGISNGVVTRVNGFEADPRTSKFEIEAKVPRLTLAGKYKINGKVLVLPIQGRGLSNLTIDNVNLRVKFKPKVIEKNGKTYIQTDKFKLTFDTSRLYLQLDNLFNGDKALGDNMNVFLNENWKDILDELKPAVIEAFSQIFASVINTIFSKLSYDDVFEP from the exons atgagaaatttcgtGCAACAATCTTTTGTGATCGTCTGTGTGATTTTAGGAGTAACCGCCAAATttc CTTCTGAATTGCCGCGATGCAGAGCCGGCGATACACAATGTCTCCCGGGTGTCATTACGAGAGTGTTGCAATTGGTGAAGGATGGCAATCCAGATATGAATTTGGGACCAATTGAGCCGTTGCATATCAACAAACTCGATATAGAGCAAGGAGGAAAGTCGCCAATTCAGGTTACGCTTAATTTTCGTGATATGGATTTGCATGGGATCTCGAATGGAGTTGTAACGAGAGTTAa TGGCTTCGAAGCTGATCCCCGTACCTCCAAATTCGAGATCGAAGCAAAAGTGCCAAGACTTACATTAGCCGGAAAGTACAAAATCAACGGAAAAGTTCTCGTTCTTCCCATCCAAGGGCGCGGTTTGAGCAACTTAACCATCGACAACGTCAATTTGCGTGTCAAATTCAAGCCAAAAGTCATCGAAAAGAATGGAAAAACTTACATCCAAACCGACAAGTTCAAATTGACCTTCGACACATCCAG attgtaCCTGCAACTCGACAACTTATTCAACGGCGACAAAGCTTTGGGTGACAACATGAACGTCTTCTTGAACGAAAATTGGAAGGATATTTTGGATGAACTCAAACCCGCAGTTATTGAAGCATTTTCACAAATATTCGCAAGTGTTATTAATACCATCTTTAGTAAGCTCTCGTATGACGATGTGTTTGAACCTTAA
- the LOC134827732 gene encoding protein takeout-like: MRFFVSLSTLSLILLQISSSFAKLPDDIIKCEISDFLCIRDRAQFVLTKYYMGNEQMGLKSLDPLKVEAMKITETTEEKRNVNINLNFHNLNVYGTRKATVNQLKITNRTTKNFEIDFRATFPRIELIGEYTVNGKVLLLPITGAGKCNITGEIMKLTVNLQGNFVQHNGKDYLFIKRIGPSACEISHAYISLENLFNGNKLLGDGMNRFLNENWAELWKELHPAFIQTFGNVGLDIANNVFQRNPVSKLFV; encoded by the exons atgagatttttcgtTTCTCTTTCGACTCTTTCATTAATTCTGCTTCAGATTTCTTCGTCTTTTGCCAAGTTAC CTGATGACATAATAAAATGCGAAATAAGTGACTTTTTGTGCATTCGAGATCGTGCGCAGTTCGTTTTGACGAAATATTACATGGGAAATGAGCAAATGGGTCTCAAATCGCTCGATCCGTTGAAAGTTGAGGCGATGAAAATAACTGAAACGACAGAAGAGAAACGAAATGTCAACATCAACTTGAATTTTCACAACTTAAATGTCTATGGAACGCGAAAAGCAACtgttaatcaattaaaaatcacaaatcgaacaacgaaaaatttcgaaattgattttagagCGACTTTTCCGCGCATTGAACTTATCGGCGAATATACTGTAAACGGAAAAGTTTTACTTTTACCAATTACGGGAGCAGGAAAATGCAATATTACAGGAg agATAATGAAGCTCACTGTTAACTTACAAGGCAATTTCGTGCAACACAATGGCAAAGATTATCTGTTCATTAAACGTATTGGACCATCTGCTTGCGAAATTTCTCACGCTTATATCTCGTTGGAGAACCTTTTTAACGGAAACAAGTTGCTCGGCGACGGCATGAATCGCTTTCTGAACGAAAATTGGGCCGAATTGTGGAAGGAATTGCATCCGGCGTTCATTCAAACGTTCGGAAATGTCGGTTTGGATATCGCTAATAACGTTTTTCAGAGAAATCCCGTTTCaaagttgtttgtttaa
- the LOC134837861 gene encoding uncharacterized protein LOC134837861: MSKILLCLCIITASLALELQKCKEGDSDCILNTINNQVLPYGKYGVPSMHIPPLDPLKVKTLTIEQGGSSSVNVKLYFRDLEYEGFSRARMQRFKMKDGKLNFDAHVPIVTQMGQYKISGNVLILPISGNGLSNMTFVDSLVKFRSTTKMVERNGEQYIQIDQAKLRITTSRLYYQFNNLFNGNQALGDNMNRFLNRNWETIFTETREPIQNSFSDVVKNYINNNVLNDSKKLVLGLFFNKILIFFYVLSNMKSILLLLAALVSLSAAAFPTSSLPQCKRGDTKCIMDLINNVAFRKLYNGLPELGMASMDPLKADRLTIEQGGNSPVRIKLYFKDVIYNGLRNGQITKLEGFGDTIDKSRFNFEIKLPIVTQLGAYKINGQVLILPIQGTGQSNMTFVNPSMKFRSVLKVVNKNGQEYMQIEKAKINIETSRLIMHFTNLFNGDKALGDNMNLFLNENWKDIFAETKKSIENAFVNVIKNYINDVFNVLPYKELFAQ; the protein is encoded by the exons atgtcaaaaattttgctttgtttgTGCATCATTACCGCATCTC tgGCTCTTGAGTTGCAAAAGTGCAAAGAAGGCGATTCGGATTGCATTCTCAATACCATCAACAATCAAGTGCTCCCGTACGGTAAATATGGCGTGCCATCGATGCATATTCCGCCGTTGGATCCGttaaaagtcaaaactttGACGATCGAGCAAGGAGGTTCGAGTTCTGTCAATGTAAAACTTTATTTCCGTGATTTGGAATATGAGGGATTCAGTCGGGCGAGAATGCAAAGGTTTAAGATGAAAGATGGAAAGTTGAATTTTGATGCTCATGTCCCGATTGTCACTCAGATGGGGCAGTACAAGATTTCGGgaaatgttttgattttgCCAATTAGCGGAAATGGCTTGAGTAATATGACGTTTGTGGATTCTTTGGTGAAATTTCGATCGACAACGAAAATGGTTGAAAGGAATGGAGAGCAGTATATTCAAATTGATCAAGCAAAGTTGAGAATTACGACATcgag actCTACTATCAGTTCAACAACCTCTTCAACGGCAACCAAGCCTTAGGTGACAACATGAATCGCTTCCTGAACCGCAACTGGGAAACAATTTTTACCGAAACTCGTGAACCCATTCAGAACTCCTTCAGCGACGTTGTCAAGAATTACATTAACAAC AACGTTCTAAACGACTCGAAAAAACTTGTTcttggattattttttaacaaaattttaatttttttctacgtgTTGTCAAACATGAAGTCTATTTTGCTACTTTTGGCGGCACTTGTGTCATTATCGGCAGCTGCTTTCc caACTTCGAGCCTCCCCCAATGCAAACGGGGCGACACAAAATGCATCATGGACCTCATCAATAACGTCGCCTTCCGAAAATTGTACAACGGATTGCCGGAATTGGGCATGGCATCGATGGATCCCCTCAAAGCGGATCGTCTTACCATCGAGCAAGGCGGCAATAGTCCCGTCAGGATCAAATTGTACTTCAAAGATGTCATCTACAACGGATTGCGAAATGGACAAATTACCAAATTGGAAGGATTTGGCGACACCATCGACAAGTCACGATTCAATTTTGAGATTAAATTGCCGATTGTCACGCAACTTGGCGCGTACAAAATTAACGGACAAGTTTTGATTTTGCCGATCCAGGGCACGGGTCAGAGTAACATGACGTTCGTTAATCCCTCTATGAAATTCCGCTCGGTGCTGAAGGTCGTCAATAAAAACGGACAGGAGTACATGCAAAtagaaaaggcaaaaattaatattgagaCATCAAG ACTCATCATGCATTTCACAAACTTGTTTAACGGAGATAAGGCTTTAG gTGACAACATGAATCTCTTCTTGAATGAAAACTGGAAAGATATCTTTGCGGAAACCAAAAAGTCTATCGAAAACGCGTTTGtaaatgtcattaaaaattacatcaatGATGTGTTCAATGTGCTCCCTTACAAGGAATTATTTGCACAATAA
- the LOC134827731 gene encoding protein takeout-like, translating to MLEKLIVASIVLSVCQSAQLPSDITKCKFGDGKCIAESAAYTASKYKNGLPSMGLLSIDPIVIPEVSILEDKKSKQQKAVNINLWFKDWNMYGFSQMKVKKIKGFDKEFSGKITYDAFIPQIVLVGQYRISGQVLVLPIQGEGFSNLTLDNCKLHVEATGKEFDKNGIRHAALTGISRIDMKTSRLHVRLDNLFNGNKALGDTMNQFLNDNWKEIYDELKPGVLDALGQVVVNLVNNVLTKVPYDDLMIDDTLAP from the exons atgttggaaaaactGATAGTTGCGTCAATAGTTTTGAGTGTTTGTCAAAGTGCTCAACTtc caagTGATATAACAAAATGCAAATTCGGCGACGGAAAATGCATAGCGGAGAGTGCAGCTTACACAGCGAGTAAATACAAGAATGGTCTTCCAAGCATGGGATTGTTGTCAATCGATCCAATTGTCATTCCCGAAGTCTCAATATTGGAAGATAAAAAATCGAAGCAACAAAAAGCTGTCAACATCAACTTATGGTTCAAGGATTGGAACATGTATGGCTTCAGCCAGATGAAAGTGAAGAAAATCAAGGGATTCGACAAAGAATTTAGCGGAAAAATCACCTACGATGCTTTTATACCGCAAATTGTGTTAGTTGGGCAGTACCGGATCAGCGGGCAAGTGTTGGTTTTGCCGATTCAAGGAGAAGGATTTTCCAATTTGACGTTAG acAATTGCAAGCTCCATGTCGAAGCAACTGGCAAGGAATTCGACAAAAATGGCATCCGTCATGCTGCTCTAACGGGAATTTCCCGCATCGATATGAAGACATCTCGTTTGCATGTGCGTCTTGACAACTTATTTAACGGCAACAAAGCTCTCGGAGACACGATGAACCAATTTTTGAACGATAACTGGAAGGAAATCTACGACGAACTCAAACCTGGGGTGTTGGATGCTTTGGGACAAGTCGTCGTGAATTTAGTTAATAATGTCTTGACAAAAGTGCCGTATGATGACTTGATGATAGATGATACACTCgctccataa
- the LOC134827727 gene encoding probable serine/threonine-protein kinase kinX, whose protein sequence is MSDVQSETPKAEEVNNAGTPSKRTPSKRKSALERHKEEAEEVLKNMGGTLELEGKRRTRSSNKVSPTVVAPPPAKKAKTSPATPTRGGRGRKKVEVEEEEKPESNGEAKTEEPKASPVKENDKAAVAEEKMDEDKVEEKTPRKAEAEKKLETVHENNVEEEKKSSTPAKEEKPAEKPTEVATTDNVDSAKKEETPVEQMEVDQEPAAAEEKPTETPSEDAMKETPTEEKKDETPVVEPSPAEVKEVVEESKVVEEKPAVVEEKAVEEEKKEEVVVAAETETPKQVETPAEEKPVEEPTKNGEATTEEKVATETETKPETAETEMKESSEVVKEVAEVTSPVKAAAPVVVEQEKVDAPTNEPALAVEPTTETEKPVNAAAVVTETAAQ, encoded by the exons ATGTCGGATGTTCAATCGGAAACCCCAAAGGCTGAGGAGGTCAACAATGCAGGCACG CCATCGAAGCGCACTCCGTCAAAGCGCAAGTCAGCGTTGGAGCGACACAAGGAGGAAGCTGAGGAAGTTTTGAAGAACATGGGCGGCACATTGGAGCTCGAGGGCAAACGTCGCACACGATCCAGCAACAAAGTTTCGCCAACTGTCGTTGCTCCGCCGCCAGCGAAAAAGGCAAAAACGTCGCCGGCAACGCCAACTCGCGGAGGCAGAGGACGCAAAAAGGTCGAAGTTGAGGAAGAGGAAAAGCCCGAAAGTAACGGAGAAGCCAAAACAGAAGAGCCCAAAGCGTCTCCGGTGAAGGAAAATGACAAAGCTGCTGTTGCCGAAGAGAAAATGGACGAAGACAAGGTTGAGGAAAAGACGCCGCGCAAAGCTGAGGCAGAAAAGAAGCTGGAAACGGTTCACGAAAACAACGTAGAGGAGGAAAAGAAGTCAAGTACGCCGGCAAAAGAGGAGAAACCCGCAGAGAAACCAACTGAAGTCGCAACGACAGACAATGTTGACAGTGCGAAGAAGGAAGAGACACCAGTTGAACAAATGGAAGTTGATCAAG AACCTGCCGCTGCGGAAGAAAAGCCCACAGAAACCCCCTCAGAAGATGCCATGAAAGAAACGCCAACCGAAGAAAAGAAAGACGAAACACCCGTTGTCGAGCCATCACCCGCAGAAGTCAAAGAAGTAGTTGAAGAATCAAAAGTTGTCGAGGAGAAACCCGCTGTAGTCGAAGAAAAAGcagtagaagaagaaaagaaagaagaagtcGTCGTTGCAGCGGAAACAGAGACACCAAAGCAAGTTGAGACACCTGCGGAAGAAAAACCCGTGGAAGAACCAACGAAAAATGGCGAAGCTACTACTGAGGAAAAGGTTGCGACAGAAACCGAAACGAAACCCGAGACAGCCGAGACGGAAATGAAAGAAAGTTCAGAGGTTGTCAAAGAAGTAGCTGAGGTGACATCTCCCGTTAAGGCTGCCGCTCCCGTTGTCGTCGAACAAGAGAAAGTTGATGCGCCAACAa acgAGCCTGCATTAGCTGTCGAACCAACAACAGAGACAGAAAAACCCGTGAACGCTGCCGCTGTGGTGACAGAAACTGCCGcacaataa
- the LOC134827726 gene encoding cleavage stimulation factor subunit 1, with amino-acid sequence MKDTEILDPTNTVKNREILYRLMISQLFYDGYHNLAVELTSIIRADPPCPPSDRLFHVMMTGMANERKKKDEELASMEGTMGLDLEFETEGSALAPEPASYETAYVTSHKAACRAGCFTFDGQLVATGSVDASIKILDVDRMLAKSAPEDLEPGRSEHGHPVIRTLYDHTDEVSVLEFHPSEQILASGSRDCTVKLFDISKASVKKAHKVFTDCEAVRCVSFHPTGDYLAVGTNHSVLRVYDISTGQCFVSPMASQHHKSEITCVKYAVTGKLYATGSTDGCIKIWDGVSGRCINTFIQAHDGSEICSVVFTKNGKYLLSSGKDSLVKLWELNTSRCLIAYTGAGTTGKQEHSTQAIFNHTEDFVLFPDEVTTSLCAWNSRNASRAHLMSLGHNGPVRHIVHSPTHAAFLTCSEDYRARFWVRRQTSH; translated from the exons ATGAAGGACACAGAAATATTGGATCCAACAAATACCGTAAAAAATCGCGAAATTTTGTATCGACTCATGATTAG cCAACTTTTCTACGACGGTTATCACAATTTGGCTGTCGAATTAACGAGCATCATTCGTGCGGATCCTCCCTGTCCCCCAAGCGATCGTTTATTTCACGTAATGATGACGGGCATGGCGAACGAGCGCAagaaaaaagacgaagaacTCGCTTCCATGGAAGGAACAATGGGTTTAGATCTCGAATTCGAGACTGAAGGCTCCGCATTAGCTCCCGAACCAGCAAGTTACGAAACTGCTTACGTTACTTCGCATAAAGCGGCGTGTCGTGCGGGATGTTTTACGTTCGATGGACAACTCGTGGCAACGGGAAGTGTCGATGCGAGTATAAAAATCTTGGATGTTGATCGAATGTTGGCGAAATCTGCGCCTGAGGATTTAGAACCGGGTCGTTCGGAGCATGGGCATCCTGTTATAAGAACACTTTATGATCACACAGACGAAGTTAGTGTTTTGGAATTTCATCCGTCGGAGCAAATTTTGGCTTCCGGGTCGAGAGATTGCACTGTGAAGTTGTTTGACATCTCAAAAGCGAGTGTTAAAAAGGCACATAAAGTTTTTACGGATTGTGAGGCGGTGCGATGTGTCAGTTTTCATCCAACTGGAGACTATTTGGCTGTCGGAACGAATCATTCGGTATTGAGAGTTTATGATATCTCGACGGGACAATGTTTCGTGAGTCCCATGGCTTCGCAGCATCACAAATCGGAGATAACTTGCGTCAAATATGCCGTCACGGGAAAACTTTATGCCACGGGATCGACTGATGGATGCattaaaatct ggGATGGCGTCAGCGGCAGATGCATCAACACATTTATTCAAGCGCACGACGGCTCCGAAATTTGTAGCGTGGTTTTCACGAAAAACGGCAAATATCTCTTGTCATCGGGAAAAGATTCGCTCGTCAAGTTATGGGAGCTCAATACAAGTCGATGTCTCATTGCTTATACGGGCGCCGGAACAACGGGCAAACAAGAACACAGCACACAAGCGATTTTCAATCATACCGAAGATTTTGTCTTGTTCCCCGATGAAGTAACGACGTCGTTATGCGCGTGGAATTCGCGAAATGCATCAAGAGCTCATTTGATGTCACTCGGGCATAATGGTCCAGTGCGTCACATTGTTCACAGTCCAACACACGCCGCATTCCTGACATGCTCCGAAGATTACAGAGCGAGATTCTGGGTTCGAAGACAAACGagccattaa
- the LOC134837862 gene encoding uncharacterized protein LOC134837862 gives MKSSQDTKLKYPEINRSSKKNRHPKSVHLQKEDLHHQLEDYVRLQYLKYVEGVLRDNYNLWLKSDTGQISGLIVTEKEIKETAETIEIEALKACTIVSLYRKQINKLIDTIKNETQQNLLNAVLMKTKFNSKPSKKHVATQTSVVHHQKRIPSPIVVDAKKHKKSTRNEIDVSEATLDEKIRRFQESFIETDDMKCPKNDCLDPLPVIETPTRPPMTPSINLNDLLSHRKQQKQVFFAPATPSSVASQTPSINYLQIPATPTCLMTPASTCTSNSVNQDAQDEVEKKIMQELNEMFGEEETKNDVEDIFGAESSKNVVKVTREPSPVIDLQTLSKMKDPEQEEKEMKQRLMSSIWPCELHHQKMRLRTVLSDIAERNFRKYEKIKQRFRELFDDDETENELAPYSPSIELDEILLGSCRKRISHWVVKTLMMPYKNGQIEKFLFKRLAKYLADSIIYQDQYPSETYVKDFVYDFICRHPRIECLEDMYSENYLN, from the exons ATGAAAAGCTCACAAGACACAAAGCTAAAATATCCTGAAATTAACAGAAGCTCAAAGAAGAATCGTCATCCGAAATCCGTGCATCTCCAAAAGGAAGACCTCCATCATCAACTCGAGGATTACGTGCGTTTGCAATATTTGAAGTATGTTGAAGGCGTTTTGCGAGACAATTACAATTTATGGCTCAAAAGCGACACAGGCCAAATTTCCGGTTTAATTGTCACGGAAAAGGAGATCAAAGAAACTGCTGAAACGATTGAGATTGAAGCTCTTAAGGCATGCACCATTGTCTCGCTTTATAGGaagcaaattaataaattg atcgacacaattaaaaatgagactcagcaaaatttgttgaatgctGTGCTGATGAAGACAAAATTCAATTCGAAGCCAAGCAAGAAACACGTTGCGACCCAAACGAGCGTCGTTCATCATCAAAAGCGAATACCCAGCCCGATAGTTGTCGAtgcaaaaaagcataaaaaatcaacgagAAATGAAATTGACGTGTCCGAAGCAACGTTAGATGAGAAAATTCGTCGATTTCAAGAGAGTTTTATCGAAACGGACGACATGAAATGCCCCAAAAATGATTGTTTGGATCCATTGCCGGTTATTGAGACACCTACAAGACCTCCAATGACCCCTTCGATTAACTTAAATGACCTTCTTTCGCATCGAAAGCAACAAAAACAGGTATTTTTCGCTCCCGCAACACCAAGTAGCGTCGCAAGTCAAACACCGAGCATCAATTATTTGCAAATTCCTGCAACGCCAACTTGTTTAATGACTCCCGCAAGCACTTGCACATCAAATTCCGTGAATCAAGATGCCCAAGACGAagtagagaagaaaattatgcAGGAATTGAACGAAATGTTCGGCgaagaagagacaaaaaatgacgtCGAGGATATTTTTGGAGCAGAATCGTCAAAAAATGTCGTAAAAGTGACTCGTGAACCATCGCCCGTGATAGATTTACAAACATTATCGAAGATGAAAGACCCGGAACAAGAGGAAAAAGAGATGAAACAACGTTTAATGTCGAGTATTTGGCCTTGTGAgcttcatcatcaaaaaatgcgACTTCGAACTGTCTTGAGCGACATCGCGGAACGAAATTTTcgcaaatacgaaaaaattaaacaacgaTTCCGTGAATTGTTTGACGATGATGAGACTGAAAATGAACTCGCGCCATATAGTCCGAGCATAGAACTCGACGAAATTCTTCTGGGAAGTTGTCGAAAGCGGATTTCTCATTGGGTTGTCAAAACTCTCATGATGCCATACAAAAATGGGCAAATTGAAAAGTTCCTCTTCAAGCGTCTCGCCAAATATCTCGCCGACAGTATTATTTATCAGGACCAATATCCGAGCGAAACGTATGTGAAGGATTTTGTGTACGATTTTATTTGTCGACATCCTCGAATCGAATGTCTCGAGGACATGTATtcggaaaattatttgaattaa
- the LOC134827730 gene encoding G patch domain-containing protein 11 → MSSDEDDYMSDKILAACTSNTKTKDIRPGLIHNHSRKREHELAVKKARLDEEQKKKQQPALRLQEGLSTSLSSSNKGFAMLQKMGYKEGQALGKSETGIKEPIGLQIKNDRGGLGREAAIKEIQEFRAQAALKRATKSEDQITPEEYRRQMALKSQTKQIDFDLAKAQKACERLDRDLKVTYPIMKFFWPENRLPVDEEDEKDEETEEKEPEKYENSEKLEMLTRYLRSCYFYCIYCGTKYENAEDFQANCPGPSKDDH, encoded by the exons atgtcctCCGACGAAGACGATTACATGTCAGATAAAATCCTTGCAGCATG CACAAGCAACACAAAAACCAAAGACATCCGTCCCGGCTTGATTCACAATCACTCCCGAAAACGCGAACACGAGCTTGCCGTGAAGAAAGCTCGCTTAGATGaggaacaaaagaagaaacaaCAACCAGCTTTGCGTTTACAGGAAGGTCTCAGCACGTCACTTAGCAGTTCAAACAAAGGTTTCGCCATGCTACAAAAAATGGGCTACAAAGAGGGACAAGCTTTGGGAAAATCTGAAACGGGAATTAAGGAACCGATTGGATTACAGATCAAAAATGATCGCGGCGGATTGGGACGAGAAGCTgcaattaaagaaattcaagaatttcGAGCTCAAGCAGCTTTAAAACGTGCGACAAAGAGCGAGGATCAAATAACACCCGAAGAATATCGACGACAAATGGCTTTAAAATCACAAACGAAGCAAATTGACTTTGATTTGGCGAAAGCGCAAAAGGCATGTGAACGTTTAGATCGAGATCTGAAAGTCACTTATCCaattatgaagtttttttggCCCGAAAATCGATTGCCGGTAGATGAGGAGGACGAAAAAGATGAAGAAACGGAGGAAAAAGAACCAGAAAAGTacgaaaattcggaaaaattggaaatgttGACGCGATATTTGCGTTCGTGTTACTTCTACTGCATCTATTGTGGCACAAAATACGAAAATGCGGAAgattttcaagcaaattgTCCGGGCCCGAGTAAAGATGATCATTAA
- the LOC134827728 gene encoding mRNA-capping enzyme-like yields the protein MNIPKEWIDCPKKSYLIGKKFVAFKTPLDHKFERKLKKIDIFTPDDVFEWLARSKLQLGLWIDLTKTTRYFDGVEVQKRGCQYAKIMCEGHGSAPTPKQVQEFTDVIDKFIAENPEKIIGVHCTHGYNRTGFLIVTYMVTRLQYQVDDALKAFSSGRPPGIYREQYVNDLVRRYGGDLTKHFIVKPIWVKKSENETKPMAISEPEKRSEIPRLEYQQRSFTQRHTELGPDERRKLAARRRWKEFDRKRREKRRDLRDNERFPRNNDRYHPRERSYRSPDRNRRRSNERNYRHYSKENSSYRS from the exons ATGAATATTCCAAAA GAATGGATTGACTGCCCAAAAAAATCGTACCTAATCGGGAAGAAATTTGTTGCCTTCAAAACTCCTCTAGACCACAAATTCGaacgaaaattaaagaaaattgacatttttactCCCGACGATGTGTTTGAATGGCTTGCCAGATCCAAA ttacaaCTCGGCTTATGGATCGATTTGACAAAAACCACACGCTATTTTGACGGAGTCGAGGTACAAAAACGTGGATGTCAGTATGCAAAAATCATGTGCGAAGGTCACGGAAGTGCTCCAACGCCGAAACAAGTGCAGGAATTCACGGATGTGATTGACAAATTCATCGCCGAGAATCCGGAAAAAATAATCGGCGTGCATTGTACTCACGGATACAACCGAACGGGCTTCCTAATTGTTACTTACATGGTAACACGATTGCAATATCAAGTCGATGACGCGTTAAAGGCATTTTCGAGCGGAAGACCTCCCGGGATTTACAGAGAACAGTACGTGAATGATCTCGTGAGACGATACGGGGGAGATTTGACGAAACATTTTATCGTGAAACCGATTTGGGTGAAAAAATCTGAGAATGAAACGAAGCCAATGGCAATTTCTGAGCCGGAAAAACGAAGCGAAATTCCTCGATTGGAATATCAACAAAGATCTTTTACTCAAAGACACACCGAATTAGGTCCCGATGAGAGACGAAAGCTTGCGGCACGAAGAAGATGGAAAGAATTTGACAGAAAACGACGAGAAAAGCGACGAGATTTAAGAGACAACGAAAGATTTCCAAGAAATAACGACAGATATCATCCAAGAGAACGAAGTTACAGATCGCCAGATAGAAATCGACGACGttcaaatgaaagaaattatcGACATTATTCTAAAGAAAATTCGTCATATCgaagttaa